The genomic stretch CCTTTCCAGGATGTCACCCCGATCAGCGCCAGCATCCCAATTAACAGCGCGCCTTGAGCGGTAACGCCCTCTTCGCCGCGTGCCGGGTCAAAGGGCACCAGCTCGAAGAGCCAATTCTGAAATTGGTCTACGCCCGCAATGGGAAGTTCTGCTGTGAAGTAAGTGTGCTTGAGCAAGTCAATTTGGAAAGTGCCGGCGATCAACAGCGTTACCAGCACCAGTAGGAAAATCAGCGCGCCGCGACGCATGGCGGCCCCGCCAGCGAAAAGCGCATCGGTGGCTTTATCGTGCGCCACATCGTCTTTGCGGAAAATTAAGGCCATGATGACGCCTACGCTGATGCCAAATGCCAGCGAGAGCAGCAAGCGCGCCAGCGCCAGATCCATGCCGATCACGGTACCCGTGTAGGTTAATGCCAGAATGTTGACCGCCGGAGCGACGAATAGAAACGTGATCGCTGGCCCCAGCCCAGCGCCTTTTTTGTAGATTCCGGCGAAGAGCGGGATCACTGTACACGAACAGACCGCCAGCAAAAATCCGGCGGCAGCCGCGGCTGGGTACGAGATATATTTGGGCGTGTTGCGACCGAGATAGCGCGTAACCGTTTCTTTGGGGATCAGGGCGGTCATGGCTCCGGCGATATAGAATGCGGGCAGCAGGCAGAGCAGCACATGCGCGGCCAGGTAGGCAGCCAGATTGCCCACTCCGCTGGCGAGCAGGCGGACGAGAAAGTCGAGCGTCGTTGTTAGCATAGGAAATACCTCAAGATTTACGCACTTTCGCAAAAGAAAGCCCGAAAATTGGGGCGCGTGGGATGCTTCGCACCCCTATTTTCGGTATATTTTTCATCGTTTTGCGTAGGCCCTTACTTACAAAGCCGATGTGATGAAACTGGTTAGCTCCGGGAACGACGGGATGCGCCCGCTACTGACGGTTTTCTCGTTGA from Chloroflexota bacterium encodes the following:
- a CDS encoding permease, translating into MLTTTLDFLVRLLASGVGNLAAYLAAHVLLCLLPAFYIAGAMTALIPKETVTRYLGRNTPKYISYPAAAAAGFLLAVCSCTVIPLFAGIYKKGAGLGPAITFLFVAPAVNILALTYTGTVIGMDLALARLLLSLAFGISVGVIMALIFRKDDVAHDKATDALFAGGAAMRRGALIFLLVLVTLLIAGTFQIDLLKHTYFTAELPIAGVDQFQNWLFELVPFDPARGEEGVTAQGALLIGMLALIGVTSWKGIENIFEGFNLWTWVSTALVGLTLLIAALGVIPHPGGLTLQITGKFLGVLITTLILAWLLKTQLNEDEIRDFLWESWRFVKQIFPLLIIGVFVVGIIREIIRPEWIEALAGENTLLGNFIGVVFGVFMYFPTLVEVPIAQMFLSLGMHRGPLLAYLISDPELSLQSILITATIIGRLKAWVYVGWVALFSTLAGLLYGAWVDGASLGLVAFYLLSIFALLSGMFYLIDRRSKIKAATTL